CATTTCCTTGGGCGTTCATCGACAAGGTAAATGAATTGGGAGTCGGAGAAATCATTGCCGAGCCTGTAAATATCGACAAGCTGGAACAGGGTGCTGATTATGGATATGCAGTAATCATCGACAGAATTTCGCAAAATGTTCCCTTTTACAGAGCTTATCTGAAAAATGCGGCCCTTAACGGAACTTACGTCATCAATAATCCATTTTGGTGGAGCGCTGATGAAAAGTTTTTCAATAATGCGCTGATGTCCAAATTAGGCATTCCGCTTCCTAAGACGGTACTCCTTCCTTCGCATGAAAGACCTACAGACACTTCTGAAACCTCATTCAGAAATCTGAAATTTCCTCACGACTGGGAATATATTTTCAATTATGTAGGATTTCCGGCTTATATGAAACCTCACGATGGCGGCGGATGGAAAAATGTTTACCGAGTGGAAAACCCTGATGACCTTTGGAACAAGCTAAGCGAAACAGAACAGCTGGTGATGATGGTACAGGAGGAGATTATATTTGATGACTATTACAGAGTCTACTGCCTTGGCAAAAAATATGTTCATATCATGCCTTACGAACCTCGTAATCCACATCATTTAAGGTATGCAACCACTCATCAGACACAGGGTGAAGAACTTGAAAAGCTATTAAAAACAATCCATGATTACACCATTACAATGAATGAAGCCCTTGGCTATGATTTCAATACTGTAGAGTTTGCCGTGAGAGACGGAATTCCTTATGCTATTGACTTCTGCAATCCTGCTCCGGATGCCGACAGGAATTCAGTAGGTGAAGACAATTTTGCATGGATCGTAGAACATGCCGCCAAACTGGCTATAGAAAAAGCGAAAGAGTATGTTCCCGGAAAACCTAATATTTCCTGGGGAACTTTTGTAAAAGACTCTGTACAATAAAAAACTGAAAGAACAAAAAAAACACGGAAAAAAATGCATCAATTTACCATAGGAATCGAAGAAGAATATCAGATCATTGATG
This region of Chryseobacterium vaccae genomic DNA includes:
- a CDS encoding ATP-grasp domain-containing protein, which produces MAKKVGILFGMEDTFPWAFIDKVNELGVGEIIAEPVNIDKLEQGADYGYAVIIDRISQNVPFYRAYLKNAALNGTYVINNPFWWSADEKFFNNALMSKLGIPLPKTVLLPSHERPTDTSETSFRNLKFPHDWEYIFNYVGFPAYMKPHDGGGWKNVYRVENPDDLWNKLSETEQLVMMVQEEIIFDDYYRVYCLGKKYVHIMPYEPRNPHHLRYATTHQTQGEELEKLLKTIHDYTITMNEALGYDFNTVEFAVRDGIPYAIDFCNPAPDADRNSVGEDNFAWIVEHAAKLAIEKAKEYVPGKPNISWGTFVKDSVQ